One window of Dehalobacterium formicoaceticum genomic DNA carries:
- a CDS encoding NYN domain-containing protein has product MGDDILIVDGYNIINAWPELVALKDESFEHARIKLLDIMTNFQGMIGGLVLVVFDAHQVKKGLGVIEDYGGVQVIFTREGETADSCIERLVSLIPRGTRVTVATSDWAEQRLVMGQGALRLSAREFLMQVNEVRRKMDIKKTHPGKNSITLDDVIDSEIKDTLERWRRSK; this is encoded by the coding sequence GTGGGAGATGATATTTTAATTGTTGACGGCTATAACATTATTAATGCCTGGCCGGAACTGGTGGCATTGAAAGACGAAAGCTTTGAGCATGCCCGGATTAAATTATTGGATATTATGACCAATTTTCAGGGGATGATCGGTGGCTTGGTGCTTGTTGTTTTTGATGCCCATCAGGTCAAAAAAGGCCTTGGTGTGATTGAGGATTACGGCGGAGTTCAGGTTATATTTACCCGAGAAGGAGAAACCGCTGACTCCTGCATCGAACGACTGGTATCTTTAATACCCCGGGGAACGCGGGTGACTGTAGCCACCTCTGACTGGGCAGAGCAACGTCTGGTGATGGGACAGGGAGCTTTGCGCTTGTCCGCACGGGAGTTTTTAATGCAAGTCAATGAGGTCAGGAGAAAAATGGATATAAAAAAGACCCATCCTGGCAAAAATAGTATTACCTTAGATGATGTCATCGATAGTGAAATCAAAGATACTTTGGAACGGTGGCGTCGTAGCAAGTAA
- a CDS encoding glutamine--tRNA ligase/YqeY domain fusion protein, translated as MDQEQEGSSAASVNFIQAIINRDLAEGKNEGRVHTRFPPEPNGYLHIGHAKSICLNFGIAAQYQGLCNLRFDDTNPSKEEVEYVESIQKDVRWLGFDWDDRMFYASDYFERLYEFAEQLIKQGKAYVCDLSAQEIKEFRGTLTEAGQNSPYRDRTVEENLRLFREMRAGSYEDGARVLRGKIDMASSNLNMRDPVLYRIQRASHHRTGDDWCIYPMYDFAHPLSDAIEQITHSICTLEFENHRPLYDWVLESCNINPRPQQIEFARLNLTYTVMSKRKLRQLVENGDVKGWDDPRMPTISGLRRRGYTPEAIKDFCERIGVAKSNSTVDISLLEHCVREDLNQRAPRAMCVLRPLKVILINYPENQIEMLPGEINPEDPGMGTRDLPFSRELYIEQEDFMEDPPKKYFRLSPGSEVRLKHAYIIKCVDVIKDPVTGEVKALHCTYDSETKSGMPQSGRKVKGTLHWVSAAHAVPAEVRLYDHLFLKENPDEEQGEDFTMNLNPHSLEVLEEALVEPALTEAAPGNKYQFLRQGYFCVDEKSSATSLVFNRVVSLKDSWGKMKNK; from the coding sequence ATGGATCAAGAACAAGAAGGTTCTTCAGCCGCTTCCGTTAATTTTATTCAGGCGATTATTAACCGCGATTTAGCGGAAGGGAAAAACGAGGGCCGGGTCCATACCCGTTTTCCACCGGAACCAAACGGTTATTTACATATTGGACATGCCAAATCTATCTGTCTGAATTTTGGCATTGCCGCCCAGTATCAGGGGCTATGCAATCTGCGCTTCGATGATACCAATCCCAGTAAGGAAGAGGTAGAGTATGTGGAATCCATTCAAAAAGATGTGCGCTGGCTTGGTTTTGATTGGGATGACCGCATGTTTTATGCTTCCGATTATTTCGAGAGACTATATGAATTTGCGGAGCAATTAATCAAGCAGGGCAAGGCTTATGTCTGCGATTTATCAGCCCAAGAAATTAAAGAATTCCGCGGCACTTTAACGGAAGCGGGGCAGAACAGTCCTTACCGTGATCGCACTGTGGAAGAAAATCTCAGACTCTTCAGGGAGATGCGGGCAGGTTCCTATGAAGACGGCGCCAGAGTGCTCAGAGGAAAAATTGATATGGCATCTTCCAATTTAAACATGCGGGATCCGGTCCTGTACCGCATTCAGAGAGCCAGTCATCACCGCACAGGGGATGATTGGTGCATCTATCCGATGTACGATTTTGCCCACCCCTTGTCTGATGCCATTGAACAGATTACCCACTCCATTTGTACCCTGGAGTTTGAAAACCACCGGCCGTTATATGATTGGGTGCTGGAATCCTGCAACATTAATCCTAGACCACAACAGATTGAGTTTGCTCGTTTGAACCTTACTTATACGGTGATGAGCAAAAGGAAGCTGCGCCAATTAGTAGAAAATGGAGATGTTAAGGGATGGGATGATCCCAGAATGCCCACCATCTCCGGGTTGCGCAGACGAGGCTATACTCCGGAAGCAATTAAGGATTTTTGTGAGCGGATTGGAGTGGCCAAAAGCAACAGCACCGTGGATATTTCTCTTTTGGAGCACTGTGTCCGGGAGGACTTGAACCAGCGTGCCCCCAGAGCAATGTGTGTATTACGCCCCCTGAAGGTGATTTTGATAAATTATCCGGAAAATCAGATAGAAATGCTGCCTGGGGAAATTAATCCGGAAGATCCGGGAATGGGGACGAGGGATCTCCCCTTTTCTCGTGAACTCTATATTGAACAAGAAGATTTTATGGAAGATCCGCCGAAGAAATATTTCCGATTATCGCCGGGTTCTGAGGTGCGCTTAAAACACGCTTACATCATCAAGTGTGTGGATGTGATCAAAGATCCCGTTACAGGGGAAGTCAAGGCACTTCATTGCACCTATGATTCAGAAACAAAAAGCGGGATGCCCCAGTCCGGTCGTAAGGTCAAAGGTACCCTGCATTGGGTTTCCGCGGCTCATGCAGTGCCGGCCGAGGTTCGTTTGTATGATCATCTTTTTTTAAAAGAGAATCCGGACGAAGAGCAGGGAGAAGATTTCACAATGAATTTGAATCCACATTCGCTGGAGGTTTTGGAGGAAGCATTGGTGGAACCGGCTTTGACAGAAGCTGCGCCAGGCAATAAATATCAATTCTTGCGACAAGGGTATTTTTGCGTGGATGAAAAATCTTCTGCCACCAGCCTCGTTTTCAATCGAGTGGTATCCCTCAAGGATTCCTGGGGCAAAATGAAAAATAAATAA
- the sigH gene encoding RNA polymerase sporulation sigma factor SigH, with the protein MSVNVQRDVFDGFVMMVDEDIVEIAKDGNISAQEYLINKYKNFVRAKARSYFLIGADREDIIQEGMIGLYKAIRDFRCDKLSSFRAFAELCITRQIITAIKTATRQKHIPLNSYVSLNKPIYDEDSDRTLLDVISGAKITDPEELVISREEFDDIEEKMGEILSSLEWKVLMFYLEGKSYQEIAVDLNRHVKSIDNALQRVKRKLERYLVNREGA; encoded by the coding sequence ATGAGTGTGAATGTGCAGAGAGATGTATTTGACGGATTTGTGATGATGGTAGATGAAGATATCGTTGAAATTGCGAAAGACGGCAATATTTCTGCTCAAGAATATTTAATCAATAAATACAAAAATTTTGTTCGTGCAAAAGCCAGATCTTATTTTTTAATTGGAGCTGACCGGGAAGATATCATTCAAGAGGGCATGATTGGCCTTTATAAAGCTATTAGAGATTTCAGATGTGATAAGTTATCCTCTTTTCGCGCCTTTGCCGAACTCTGTATTACCCGACAAATTATTACGGCCATAAAAACTGCTACCAGACAAAAGCACATTCCATTGAATTCTTACGTCTCTTTAAACAAACCGATTTATGATGAGGATTCAGACCGTACCTTATTGGATGTGATTTCCGGAGCCAAGATTACGGATCCGGAAGAATTGGTAATCAGCAGAGAAGAGTTTGATGATATTGAAGAAAAGATGGGAGAAATCCTCAGCTCATTAGAGTGGAAGGTTCTCATGTTCTATTTGGAGGGTAAGTCATACCAGGAAATCGCGGTGGACTTGAATCGTCATGTGAAATCGATTGATAACGCTTTGCAACGGGTAAAAAGAAAGCTGGAACGTTACTTAGTAAATCGTGAAGGTGCTTAA
- the tuf gene encoding elongation factor Tu codes for MAKQKFERNKPHINVGTIGHVDHGKTTLTAAITSCLSHVGGAVATAYDQIDNAPEEKARGITINTSHVEYQTEKRHYAHVDCPGHADYVKNMITGAAQMDGAILVVSAADGPMPQTREHILLARQVGVPYIVVFMNKADQVDDPELMELVEMEIRELLSEYEFPGDDIPIIAGSALKALECGCGDRECADCGPIWKLMDAVDAYIPTPERDKDKPFLMPIEDVFTITGRGTVVTGRVERGAVKVGDTVQIVGLMDEKKQTVVTGVEMFRKLLDYAEAGDNVGCLLRGIERKDVERGQVLAKPNSINPHTKFEGEVYVLSKEEGGRHTPFFNGYRPQFYFRTTDVTGVANLPEGVEMVMPGDNIKMSIELITPIAIEEGLRFAIREGGRTVGAGVVSGIIAD; via the coding sequence ATGGCAAAACAAAAATTTGAAAGAAATAAACCCCATATTAACGTGGGAACCATTGGTCACGTAGACCACGGCAAAACCACTTTAACGGCAGCTATTACCTCTTGCTTGTCCCATGTGGGCGGCGCAGTAGCCACTGCCTATGATCAGATTGACAATGCACCGGAAGAAAAAGCCCGTGGGATCACGATTAATACTTCCCACGTGGAATATCAAACGGAAAAAAGACACTATGCCCACGTAGACTGCCCGGGTCACGCCGACTATGTCAAAAACATGATTACAGGCGCAGCCCAGATGGACGGGGCAATTTTGGTGGTATCGGCAGCAGACGGTCCTATGCCTCAAACCCGGGAACACATTTTGTTAGCCCGTCAGGTTGGTGTTCCTTATATTGTGGTCTTTATGAATAAAGCAGATCAGGTGGATGATCCGGAATTAATGGAATTGGTAGAAATGGAGATCCGGGAACTTCTTTCTGAATATGAATTTCCCGGTGATGATATTCCCATTATTGCAGGATCGGCTTTAAAAGCTTTGGAATGCGGCTGCGGAGACAGAGAATGTGCTGACTGCGGACCGATCTGGAAACTGATGGATGCAGTAGATGCATATATTCCGACACCTGAAAGAGATAAGGACAAACCTTTCTTAATGCCGATTGAAGACGTATTTACGATCACCGGCCGTGGTACGGTGGTAACAGGCAGAGTGGAAAGAGGCGCGGTGAAAGTAGGAGACACGGTGCAAATCGTGGGCTTAATGGACGAAAAGAAACAGACGGTGGTAACGGGCGTAGAAATGTTCCGTAAGCTGCTGGATTATGCAGAAGCAGGAGACAATGTGGGCTGCCTTTTAAGAGGGATCGAAAGAAAAGACGTGGAACGGGGCCAGGTATTGGCAAAACCGAACAGCATCAATCCTCATACCAAATTTGAAGGGGAAGTATATGTCTTGTCCAAAGAAGAAGGAGGCAGACATACCCCGTTCTTTAATGGCTATCGGCCTCAGTTCTATTTCAGAACCACCGACGTAACGGGTGTAGCTAATCTTCCTGAAGGTGTGGAAATGGTAATGCCGGGGGATAACATCAAGATGAGTATTGAATTAATCACCCCCATTGCTATTGAAGAAGGATTGCGTTTCGCCATTCGAGAAGGCGGACGGACGGTAGGAGCAGGTGTTGTTTCCGGTATCATCGCCGACTAA
- the rpmG gene encoding 50S ribosomal protein L33, with protein MRVAATLACTECKRRNYITNKNKKNNPDRMELKKYCSFCKTHTTHKESK; from the coding sequence GTGCGTGTAGCAGCTACTTTGGCTTGTACGGAATGTAAACGACGCAATTATATAACGAATAAGAATAAGAAGAACAATCCGGATCGAATGGAGTTAAAAAAGTATTGCAGTTTCTGCAAAACTCATACAACACATAAAGAATCGAAATAA
- the secE gene encoding preprotein translocase subunit SecE yields the protein MVAGKAAASSSKVGLKERSGKFLRGVWAELKKVHWPDRKTIVIYTGVVLAAIFIMAFAIWIVDSALTFILNRIL from the coding sequence ATGGTTGCTGGTAAGGCTGCAGCCAGCTCTTCAAAGGTCGGGTTGAAAGAAAGATCAGGCAAGTTTTTACGAGGAGTCTGGGCAGAGCTGAAGAAGGTTCATTGGCCTGATAGAAAAACAATTGTGATATATACCGGGGTGGTTTTAGCAGCAATCTTTATTATGGCTTTTGCAATTTGGATTGTTGATTCCGCGCTGACGTTTATTCTTAACCGAATATTATAG
- the nusG gene encoding transcription termination/antitermination protein NusG produces MENQWYVIHTYAGYENKVKANLEKRVESMNMGENIFRVIVPMEDEVQIKDGKKKVTKRKVFPGYVLVEMNMTDDSWYVVRNTPGVTGFVGTGSKPVPLQEEEAKFILKQMGVLEQKIKIDFAVGEDVRVSNGPFENFVGIVDEIYPDKGKLKVMVSMFGRETPVELEFGQVEKM; encoded by the coding sequence ATGGAAAATCAATGGTATGTGATTCATACTTATGCCGGATATGAGAATAAAGTCAAAGCCAACCTGGAAAAAAGAGTAGAATCCATGAATATGGGAGAAAATATTTTCCGGGTGATTGTACCTATGGAAGATGAGGTACAAATTAAAGATGGCAAAAAAAAGGTTACAAAACGCAAGGTTTTTCCGGGGTATGTATTGGTCGAAATGAATATGACAGATGATTCCTGGTATGTAGTTAGGAATACACCAGGAGTTACCGGTTTTGTGGGTACTGGTTCCAAGCCGGTACCGTTACAGGAAGAAGAGGCAAAATTCATTCTGAAACAGATGGGAGTTCTGGAGCAGAAGATCAAGATTGATTTTGCCGTTGGTGAGGATGTCCGGGTTTCCAATGGACCCTTTGAAAATTTTGTGGGCATTGTTGATGAAATTTATCCTGATAAAGGAAAATTAAAAGTAATGGTTTCCATGTTTGGAAGAGAAACACCTGTGGAATTAGAATTTGGACAGGTTGAAAAAATGTAA
- the rplK gene encoding 50S ribosomal protein L11 — protein sequence MAKKVMAMVKLQIPGGKANPAPPVGPALGQHGVNIMAFCKEFNERTAKEPGLIVPAEITIYADRSFSFIIKTPPAAVLLKKAAGIESGSGEPNKRKVAKLTRAKVQEIAEMKMKDLNAADIPAAMRMVEGTARSMGISIVD from the coding sequence ATGGCAAAAAAAGTAATGGCTATGGTTAAATTGCAGATTCCTGGAGGTAAAGCGAATCCGGCTCCCCCGGTTGGTCCTGCATTGGGTCAGCATGGTGTGAATATCATGGCGTTCTGTAAAGAATTTAATGAAAGAACAGCCAAAGAACCGGGATTGATTGTGCCTGCTGAAATTACCATATATGCAGATCGTTCCTTTTCTTTTATTATCAAAACTCCGCCGGCAGCTGTTTTGTTGAAAAAAGCAGCGGGAATTGAAAGCGGCTCAGGAGAACCCAACAAGAGAAAAGTTGCCAAATTAACTCGAGCTAAAGTTCAGGAAATTGCAGAAATGAAAATGAAAGATTTGAATGCTGCCGATATTCCTGCCGCAATGCGCATGGTTGAAGGTACTGCCCGCAGCATGGGAATTTCGATTGTTGATTAG
- the rplA gene encoding 50S ribosomal protein L1, with product MPKHGKKYQDIVKNYDLKTLYDPEEALSIVKKAAPAKFDETVEVAVRLNLDPRQADQQIRGAVVLPHGTGKSQTVLVFAKGEKAKEAEEAGADFVGAEEMVEKIQGGWFGFDVAVATPDMMGVVGKLGRLLGPKGLMPNPKTGTVTMDVTKAVNDVKAGKIEYRLDKAAIIHAPLGKVSFEEEKLFDNYRTLIDILLKAKPAVAKGQYVKSITLSSTMGAGVKVNPLKPVGK from the coding sequence ATGCCGAAACATGGCAAGAAGTATCAAGATATTGTAAAGAATTATGATTTAAAAACCTTGTATGATCCCGAAGAGGCGTTATCAATCGTCAAAAAAGCGGCACCTGCCAAGTTTGATGAGACTGTTGAAGTGGCAGTACGCCTTAACTTAGATCCCCGGCAAGCAGACCAGCAGATTCGTGGTGCAGTGGTATTGCCACACGGAACCGGCAAAAGCCAGACTGTTTTAGTTTTTGCCAAGGGCGAAAAAGCCAAAGAAGCAGAAGAAGCCGGTGCAGATTTTGTCGGAGCCGAAGAAATGGTAGAAAAAATTCAAGGCGGCTGGTTTGGCTTTGATGTAGCCGTTGCTACACCTGATATGATGGGCGTAGTTGGTAAATTAGGACGTCTGTTAGGCCCCAAAGGCTTAATGCCTAATCCGAAAACGGGCACTGTTACCATGGATGTAACGAAAGCTGTGAATGATGTTAAAGCCGGTAAAATCGAATATCGTCTCGACAAAGCAGCGATTATTCATGCACCTTTAGGGAAGGTGTCATTTGAGGAAGAAAAATTATTTGATAATTATCGAACCTTGATTGATATTCTGTTGAAAGCAAAACCGGCTGTGGCGAAAGGTCAGTATGTGAAGAGCATTACCTTATCCTCAACCATGGGTGCGGGAGTGAAGGTAAATCCTTTAAAGCCGGTTGGTAAATAA
- the rplJ gene encoding 50S ribosomal protein L10, which translates to MTKPQQLKKEQEVSVLSQYISESSFTVLTDYRGLDVAEVTELRAKMREAGITFKVAKNTLIKLAAHEQGITDLDSYLEGPTAVAFSADPVTLAKILVDFAKTHNDLEIKAGLLEKKNVGVEDLKNLAELPPREVLLAKALGAMQSPMYGFAGSLAGLLRKFVYALDQVREQKEQA; encoded by the coding sequence GTGACAAAACCACAGCAATTAAAAAAAGAACAGGAAGTGAGCGTGCTCAGTCAGTACATTAGTGAATCTTCCTTCACGGTTTTAACGGATTACCGCGGTCTTGATGTTGCCGAGGTCACGGAGTTAAGAGCAAAAATGAGAGAGGCAGGCATCACATTTAAGGTAGCTAAGAATACCTTAATTAAATTGGCTGCCCATGAACAGGGAATCACCGATTTGGATTCTTATTTAGAAGGTCCCACAGCCGTTGCCTTTAGTGCAGATCCGGTAACATTGGCCAAAATCTTAGTGGACTTTGCGAAAACCCATAATGACTTGGAAATAAAAGCGGGTCTTTTGGAAAAGAAAAATGTTGGTGTTGAAGATCTTAAAAACCTGGCGGAATTACCCCCTCGAGAAGTATTATTGGCAAAAGCGCTGGGGGCAATGCAATCTCCGATGTACGGTTTTGCCGGATCTTTGGCGGGCTTGTTAAGAAAATTTGTTTACGCCTTGGATCAGGTCCGGGAACAGAAAGAACAAGCATAA
- the rplL gene encoding 50S ribosomal protein L7/L12: MSKVAEILEAVKGMTVLELAELVKAFEEEFGVSAAAPVAVAAAPAAGGAAPEAAAEQSEFDVILTAAGDKKINVIKVVREITALGLKEAKELVDGAPKPVKEKVSKEEAESIKAKLVEAGASVELK, from the coding sequence ATGTCTAAAGTTGCCGAAATATTAGAAGCCGTTAAAGGCATGACTGTGTTAGAACTTGCTGAATTGGTAAAAGCTTTTGAAGAAGAATTTGGCGTAAGTGCTGCTGCTCCCGTGGCTGTTGCCGCTGCTCCTGCTGCCGGCGGTGCTGCCCCTGAAGCTGCTGCAGAGCAAAGTGAATTTGACGTCATTTTAACTGCTGCCGGGGACAAGAAAATCAATGTAATTAAGGTCGTTCGGGAAATTACCGCTCTTGGCTTGAAAGAAGCAAAGGAATTAGTTGATGGTGCTCCTAAACCTGTCAAAGAAAAGGTTTCCAAAGAAGAAGCTGAAAGCATTAAGGCTAAATTAGTTGAAGCTGGTGCTAGTGTAGAATTGAAATAA